The following are from one region of the Paraglaciecola sp. L1A13 genome:
- a CDS encoding M14 family metallocarboxypeptidase gives MTQQLSYSIGKPGIPWTLLEKEQWLGQQVIKRSYHNEVVVHIDSLRGDFNVEQYGVLEYANGPYPLYVVCTKEFSQQKPTILVTGGVHGYETSGVQGALRFALQHAVKYQTDFNLIIAPCISPWGYETINRWNPIAVDPNRSFIPNTLSPEAAQIMAYVSSLGTPIYAHIDLHETTDTDNSEFRPALSARDGIFQENWQIPDGFYTVGDTNNPQEAFQRAVIESVEKVTHIALPDDTGKLIGSPMMQHGVINYALKDLGLCAGFTNATYTTTTEVYPDSANATPEECILAQVAAVTGALAYLQQHKP, from the coding sequence ATGACTCAACAGCTTAGTTACAGCATTGGTAAACCCGGTATCCCTTGGACTCTCTTAGAAAAAGAACAATGGCTTGGGCAGCAAGTTATCAAGCGCAGCTACCATAACGAAGTTGTCGTGCACATTGACAGTTTGCGTGGTGATTTCAATGTTGAGCAATATGGTGTTCTCGAATACGCCAATGGTCCGTATCCGCTTTATGTTGTTTGCACTAAAGAATTTAGCCAACAAAAACCGACGATATTAGTGACCGGTGGTGTACACGGTTATGAAACAAGTGGTGTACAAGGTGCTCTGCGCTTCGCGTTACAACATGCGGTAAAATATCAAACTGATTTCAATCTAATTATTGCGCCATGTATCAGTCCTTGGGGATACGAAACGATTAATCGCTGGAATCCTATAGCGGTCGATCCTAATCGCTCCTTTATACCTAATACTTTATCACCGGAAGCGGCGCAAATTATGGCATACGTCAGTAGTTTAGGTACGCCAATTTATGCCCATATCGATTTGCATGAAACCACTGACACCGATAATAGTGAGTTTCGGCCAGCACTATCCGCTCGCGATGGTATCTTTCAGGAAAATTGGCAGATCCCAGATGGTTTTTATACGGTCGGAGATACGAACAATCCCCAGGAAGCATTTCAACGAGCTGTGATCGAAAGTGTTGAGAAGGTTACCCATATTGCTTTGCCAGATGACACAGGCAAGTTAATTGGTTCACCCATGATGCAACATGGTGTTATTAATTATGCGTTAAAAGATTTGGGTTTATGTGCAGGATTTACTAATGCGACCTATACCACGACCACTGAGGTTTATCCTGACAGCGCTAATGCAACGCCCGAAGAGTGTATATTAGCCCAAGTCGCAGCAGTGACTGGAGCATTAGCGTATTTACAACAACATAAGCCATAA
- a CDS encoding DoxX family protein: MNIFETACLLGGRLLLGLYFILPGLQKIVSFDAMSQYMAQHNVPVVTPLLVLTIVLQLSAGLAIIVGFKGRIAAFILAGLTLVISVFMHNFWNLPEGGNVAHETQNFVKNMAIMAGLLILSARGTGPFSLDNRTK, encoded by the coding sequence ATGAATATATTTGAAACTGCGTGTCTATTGGGCGGTAGATTGTTACTTGGCTTGTATTTTATCTTGCCTGGGTTGCAAAAAATCGTCAGTTTCGACGCCATGAGCCAATACATGGCACAGCACAATGTTCCTGTTGTCACACCTCTGCTAGTACTGACGATCGTTTTACAATTGTCCGCTGGCCTAGCCATTATTGTTGGTTTTAAAGGGCGTATCGCGGCGTTTATCTTGGCCGGTCTGACTTTGGTCATAAGCGTATTTATGCATAATTTCTGGAATTTACCTGAAGGTGGGAACGTGGCTCACGAAACGCAAAACTTTGTTAAAAATATGGCTATTATGGCGGGTTTATTGATTCTATCTGCTCGAGGAACAGGCCCGTTCAGTTTAGATAACCGGACTAAATAG
- a CDS encoding DEAD/DEAH box helicase, producing the protein MNFSSLDLAPELQQAIDACGYKKMTPIQQQAIVVARRGRDVLASAQTGTGKTAAFAVPILQQMLAKPKATVPGTPRVLILTPTRELAEQLATNIASYAQFTEISVLALYGGVKLGGQASKLKAGVDIVISTPGRLLEHMMLKNVELAKVEFVVLDEADRMLDMGFIADVRQMLAQITSAHQTLLFSATISPTVNELAHKLLKNHQEIRATQLNSAADTVQHVMYPVAEEDKTRLFKTLLAEQNWYQVLVFTSTKEQADKLMAALKTSKIDAAVCHADKSQGARRRAIADFKSAKLQVLIATEVAARGLDIQGLDHVVNYNLPYLPEDYVHRIGRTGRAGQQGNAISFVSREEERTVERIERLINSKIKRISRPDFAVSNRESLLKTVRKHSKNSRTNKVSQTVIRMDKTPGAKVKPKAKPKAKRPSK; encoded by the coding sequence ATGAACTTTTCATCATTAGATTTAGCGCCAGAGTTACAACAAGCAATCGATGCTTGTGGCTACAAGAAAATGACCCCAATTCAACAGCAAGCCATTGTGGTTGCGCGTCGTGGTCGTGATGTTTTAGCCAGCGCCCAAACAGGTACCGGTAAAACTGCCGCATTTGCAGTGCCTATTTTGCAGCAAATGTTAGCTAAGCCAAAAGCGACCGTACCGGGCACTCCTCGCGTACTTATTTTAACACCCACCAGAGAGCTCGCGGAACAACTTGCGACTAACATTGCAAGCTACGCGCAATTTACCGAGATTTCAGTGTTGGCACTTTATGGTGGCGTGAAGCTAGGGGGACAAGCCAGTAAACTTAAAGCCGGTGTGGATATTGTTATTTCTACTCCTGGGCGTTTACTTGAGCACATGATGCTAAAAAATGTTGAATTAGCGAAGGTAGAATTTGTAGTACTTGATGAAGCAGACCGCATGCTGGACATGGGGTTCATTGCTGATGTCCGTCAAATGCTTGCTCAGATCACTTCGGCGCACCAGACGCTATTATTTTCAGCGACTATTTCTCCAACAGTGAATGAGCTAGCTCATAAGCTGCTTAAAAATCATCAAGAAATTCGTGCCACTCAGTTAAACAGCGCGGCTGATACAGTTCAACATGTAATGTACCCTGTGGCAGAAGAAGACAAAACGCGTCTATTCAAAACTTTGCTAGCCGAGCAAAATTGGTACCAGGTACTTGTTTTTACCAGTACTAAAGAGCAAGCCGATAAACTTATGGCCGCTTTGAAAACCAGTAAAATTGATGCGGCTGTTTGTCATGCAGATAAAAGCCAAGGTGCTCGTCGCCGTGCTATCGCTGATTTTAAATCCGCGAAACTTCAGGTCTTAATTGCTACTGAAGTCGCTGCCCGTGGTCTCGATATTCAGGGCCTTGATCATGTCGTAAACTACAACTTACCTTACCTGCCAGAAGACTATGTGCATCGTATTGGCCGCACCGGGCGAGCGGGACAGCAAGGTAATGCTATCTCGTTTGTTAGTCGGGAAGAGGAGCGCACCGTAGAGCGTATCGAACGTTTAATTAACAGTAAGATTAAACGTATTTCACGCCCTGATTTTGCGGTAAGTAATCGTGAGTCGTTGTTAAAAACAGTGCGTAAACACAGTAAAAATAGCCGGACCAATAAGGTCTCGCAAACTGTTATACGCATGGATAAAACCCCAGGCGCTAAAGTCAAGCCAAAGGCAAAGCCAAAAGCGAAACGCCCAAGTAAATAG
- a CDS encoding HD domain-containing protein, with amino-acid sequence MDVFLAKMAEFIKVEMVTDLAHDFEHVRRVVANAKQLSRAERANEWVVMPAVWLHDCVTLPKDHPQRASSSALAADKALVFLADIDYPTEHFAHIHHAIMAHSFSANIAPISLEACVVQDADRLDALGAIGIARCLQVGSALHRDLYESKDPFALYREIDDKQFTLDHFYQKLLKIEETLHTEEAKREARLRTDFMHQYIRQLRHEIGV; translated from the coding sequence ATGGACGTATTTTTAGCTAAAATGGCTGAGTTCATAAAAGTTGAGATGGTCACTGATCTCGCTCATGATTTTGAACATGTTAGGCGTGTGGTAGCTAACGCTAAGCAGTTAAGCAGAGCAGAAAGAGCCAATGAGTGGGTGGTTATGCCTGCAGTTTGGTTACACGATTGTGTAACCTTACCTAAAGATCATCCTCAGCGCGCGTCGAGCTCAGCATTGGCAGCCGATAAGGCATTGGTTTTTTTAGCTGATATTGACTATCCAACGGAACATTTTGCCCATATTCACCATGCAATAATGGCACACAGTTTTAGTGCCAATATAGCGCCTATAAGCTTAGAAGCATGTGTGGTTCAAGACGCAGACAGACTAGATGCCCTTGGCGCAATTGGCATAGCACGTTGTTTGCAAGTCGGAAGCGCTTTACACCGTGATTTGTATGAGTCAAAAGACCCATTTGCACTGTATCGGGAGATAGATGATAAGCAGTTTACCTTAGACCATTTTTATCAAAAATTACTTAAAATTGAAGAGACATTACATACAGAAGAAGCAAAGAGAGAAGCGCGGCTTCGTACCGATTTTATGCACCAATATATTCGCCAATTACGTCACGAAATCGGTGTATAG
- a CDS encoding ABC transporter substrate-binding protein — MKYRKGVLVASILLMSQVAIGSEKQTLKACGHHDYAPWNWLDGDNIVGVCAEVATQLFGELGYHVDLTYVGPWKRCQQLIEQGDVDLNICSFINLERKSYSVFSAIPMATNENALFVNKERYFDYEGPESLNAKFIGLVHGVSLGSTLDNHLLNNSYVIRVANHQSLFSMLALQRIDAVIVGRQSGQHLLNLYDLNTQIVDVPTPLLTGNLFFSMSKESPHIGLLDDVEKVLASEQYRVWLSSLLERYSFKHKAFVHSKTLAMDNPPKVAPEN, encoded by the coding sequence TTGAAATATCGAAAAGGCGTTTTAGTTGCTTCAATTTTGTTAATGAGTCAAGTTGCAATCGGCAGTGAAAAGCAGACTTTAAAGGCGTGCGGTCATCACGATTACGCTCCCTGGAATTGGTTAGACGGGGACAATATTGTCGGTGTTTGTGCCGAAGTGGCCACGCAACTTTTCGGTGAGCTTGGTTATCACGTCGATTTGACGTATGTGGGCCCATGGAAGCGCTGCCAGCAATTAATTGAACAGGGCGATGTCGATCTCAATATATGTTCTTTCATAAATTTAGAACGTAAAAGCTATTCTGTTTTTTCTGCAATACCCATGGCAACCAATGAAAATGCACTGTTTGTAAACAAAGAACGCTATTTTGATTACGAAGGACCAGAATCGTTAAATGCAAAGTTTATCGGCTTAGTCCATGGTGTCAGTCTTGGTAGCACGCTAGATAATCATTTACTTAATAATAGCTACGTAATTCGAGTCGCAAACCACCAGAGCTTATTTTCAATGCTCGCGTTACAAAGAATTGATGCAGTGATTGTTGGGCGCCAATCTGGGCAACATCTGCTTAACCTATATGATTTAAATACGCAAATAGTTGATGTACCCACGCCTTTACTAACAGGTAACTTATTTTTCTCCATGTCAAAAGAATCTCCGCATATTGGCTTACTTGATGACGTGGAAAAGGTCTTAGCTTCGGAACAATACCGCGTATGGTTATCAAGCCTCTTAGAGAGGTACTCCTTCAAACATAAGGCGTTTGTACACAGTAAGACGTTAGCGATGGATAACCCCCCTAAGGTAGCGCCTGAAAATTAA
- a CDS encoding ribbon-helix-helix domain-containing protein has translation MCQLFIGAEAEQWLSRTKSLRIEGVVTSIRLENFFWDVLAEIAFRDEMSVNQLITKLYFESQEAELDLSNFTSFLRVCCGRYLSLVADGELTRCEQTPMKKDGIDLLLSNENKRTQARRRCFTREPSV, from the coding sequence ATGTGTCAGTTGTTTATTGGGGCAGAAGCCGAACAGTGGCTAAGTAGAACAAAGTCGTTACGGATCGAGGGGGTGGTAACATCAATTCGTTTAGAAAATTTCTTTTGGGATGTATTAGCAGAAATTGCCTTTCGTGATGAAATGTCTGTAAATCAACTGATAACAAAACTGTACTTTGAATCTCAGGAAGCCGAGTTAGACTTGAGTAATTTTACGTCATTTTTACGCGTGTGTTGCGGTCGTTATTTGTCATTGGTTGCCGATGGTGAATTAACCCGCTGTGAACAAACACCGATGAAAAAAGACGGAATCGATTTATTATTATCGAATGAAAATAAACGAACCCAAGCTCGACGTCGCTGCTTTACCCGGGAGCCATCTGTATAA
- a CDS encoding TIM-barrel domain-containing protein — protein MTLRSIGLCLLLLTFSVSSSEYLSHSLNGQVLQIQTDEGELSITALADDAFEVFYQPIDVKQLPSFAIDGVAKPAKLTISNEAETIIFSALGIRAEIEKSPLRIRYYRDDKLLLAEQSGLFINDKQRGFSFDLQKNEKLLGGGERIVGMDRRGQRFPLYNKAHYGYTTESKQMYFGLSAVMSSKKYVLIFDNSASGYMDLGATNSDEMRFEAMGGRTSYIVVAGDTYPQLIEHYVTVTGKQPLPPRWALGSFASRFGYRSEQEVRDTVKLYQDSGFGLDAIVLDLYWFGADIKGHMGNLSWDNKAFPTPLKMISDLRRDGVKTILITEPFILSSSKKWQDAVSNNALALNDEGKPYQFDFYFGNTGLVDVFDQDARDWFNLTYTELFKQGVAGWWGDLGEPEVHPSDMLHNLNGIVATADEVHNAYGHKWAEQVYQHQLSLAPNARPFIMMRSGFVGSQRYGMIPWTGDVSRSWDGLKPQVELSLQMGLFGLAYTHSDLGGFAGGEVFDPQMYIRWLQYGVFQPVFRPHAQDNIAPEPVYHQGKTKEILRSYVELRYAMLPYNYSLAYENSLTGMPLMRPMFFEDESDLTLIDEKDQYFWGDALLVKPITSANMQEVSVKLPKGTWFNFWSDERYDGGQTITVTTDIKLLPVFARGGAIIPMTTPVLSTDNYSTESLDLHYYADQSVPHSSGVMYNDDGKNRHAIRDGTFETLTFSAKRGKDAKGDHDTLEFSLNRKGTFKGMPSNRMITLWVHNWSQNINQVKVGENQLELIEDKTAFLNANRGARWDSESNTLEMKFSWQKDSVVFVQ, from the coding sequence ATGACACTACGATCTATCGGCTTATGCCTGCTGCTTTTGACATTCTCGGTTTCAAGCAGCGAGTATTTATCTCACTCGCTTAATGGGCAAGTACTGCAAATTCAAACCGATGAAGGCGAGCTGAGCATTACTGCGTTGGCTGATGACGCATTCGAAGTGTTTTATCAGCCAATTGATGTGAAGCAATTACCTTCGTTTGCCATTGACGGGGTAGCAAAACCTGCCAAGTTAACGATATCAAATGAGGCTGAAACCATTATTTTCTCAGCCCTAGGCATACGTGCTGAAATTGAAAAATCTCCATTGCGCATTCGTTATTACCGGGACGATAAGTTGCTATTGGCTGAACAAAGTGGTTTGTTTATCAATGATAAACAGCGCGGCTTTAGCTTTGACTTACAAAAAAATGAAAAGCTACTCGGTGGAGGGGAACGAATTGTAGGGATGGATCGACGTGGTCAGCGTTTTCCGTTATATAACAAAGCCCATTACGGCTACACCACTGAATCAAAACAAATGTATTTTGGTTTGTCAGCGGTCATGTCGAGCAAAAAATACGTTTTGATATTTGATAATTCGGCTAGTGGTTATATGGATTTAGGTGCTACAAATTCTGATGAGATGCGTTTTGAGGCTATGGGCGGGCGTACTAGTTACATTGTGGTGGCGGGGGATACCTATCCGCAGCTTATTGAGCACTATGTTACCGTAACCGGAAAACAACCACTGCCTCCGCGTTGGGCACTGGGTAGCTTCGCTTCACGTTTTGGGTATCGAAGTGAACAAGAAGTGCGTGATACGGTCAAGCTATATCAGGATTCTGGTTTTGGATTAGATGCCATTGTGCTCGATTTATATTGGTTTGGAGCTGATATTAAAGGCCATATGGGAAATTTAAGCTGGGATAATAAGGCGTTTCCTACGCCACTGAAAATGATCAGTGATTTGCGCCGCGATGGCGTTAAAACAATATTGATTACCGAGCCTTTTATCTTATCGTCATCAAAAAAATGGCAAGATGCGGTGAGCAATAATGCACTGGCACTGAATGACGAAGGTAAGCCTTATCAGTTTGACTTCTATTTTGGCAACACTGGCTTAGTGGATGTATTTGATCAAGATGCACGAGATTGGTTTAACCTAACCTATACCGAACTTTTCAAGCAAGGCGTTGCAGGCTGGTGGGGGGATTTGGGCGAACCTGAGGTACACCCCAGTGATATGTTACATAATCTGAACGGTATCGTTGCCACAGCTGATGAAGTTCACAATGCCTATGGACATAAATGGGCTGAGCAAGTCTACCAACACCAACTTTCATTAGCGCCCAATGCGCGCCCGTTTATTATGATGCGTTCTGGTTTCGTTGGCTCACAGCGCTATGGAATGATCCCCTGGACCGGTGATGTGAGTCGCTCTTGGGACGGCTTAAAGCCTCAGGTCGAGTTGTCACTGCAAATGGGTTTATTCGGATTGGCCTACACCCATTCTGATTTAGGCGGATTCGCTGGTGGGGAGGTTTTTGACCCGCAGATGTATATAAGATGGCTACAATATGGCGTATTTCAGCCAGTGTTTAGACCTCACGCTCAAGATAATATAGCCCCTGAGCCAGTCTATCATCAAGGCAAAACCAAAGAAATATTGCGCTCTTATGTTGAATTACGCTACGCCATGTTGCCTTACAATTATTCGTTAGCATATGAAAATAGTTTAACGGGCATGCCACTAATGCGTCCGATGTTCTTTGAGGATGAGAGTGATCTGACTTTGATTGACGAAAAGGATCAATATTTTTGGGGCGATGCGTTATTGGTAAAACCGATCACCAGCGCAAATATGCAAGAAGTGAGTGTTAAGTTACCCAAAGGTACCTGGTTTAACTTTTGGAGCGATGAGCGTTACGACGGTGGCCAAACCATCACCGTCACCACGGATATTAAACTATTACCGGTATTTGCTCGAGGTGGGGCAATCATACCGATGACGACACCGGTACTGAGTACTGATAACTATTCTACTGAGTCGTTGGATTTACATTATTATGCTGATCAAAGCGTTCCTCACTCTAGTGGCGTTATGTACAACGATGATGGTAAAAACCGGCACGCGATACGAGACGGTACATTTGAAACGTTAACGTTCTCTGCCAAGCGTGGGAAAGATGCAAAGGGAGACCATGACACACTTGAATTCAGTTTAAATCGAAAAGGAACCTTCAAAGGTATGCCAAGTAACCGCATGATCACTTTGTGGGTTCATAACTGGTCGCAGAATATTAATCAGGTGAAGGTTGGTGAAAATCAACTAGAGTTGATCGAGGACAAAACGGCGTTTTTAAATGCTAACCGCGGGGCAAGGTGGGACAGTGAGAGCAATACGCTTGAAATGAAATTTAGTTGGCAAAAAGACAGTGTTGTATTCGTACAGTAA
- a CDS encoding MFS transporter, protein MASLFASFSKLPLTTVALIVVCAGSFIGPLGMASVNIAIPDLAAELHANAKMVSWLPTIFLLANVALMLPFGKLADNYGRKRIYSYGLVLNILSSTMCALAYNIEWLLFWRFMQGAAAAMIFGTGVAILTSVTPAEKRGFALGIAAACVYIGLTVAPAVGGWLTELWGWRSVFLFQVPLVIMLLVLIKLQMHGEWKNERKVKFDWRGSGIFIVAATCLVFGLSQLPSMIGVVLLSIAVIAMVLFVVHQSKRDHPLIRVQMFKESRVFSMSLITSLLMYASNYPLTFLLSLYLQYVKGFSPSESGQIILLQALAMAFLAPLSGRLSDKVQPRLLATTGCCIVACGFFILSRMDIDTQAWYIGSSLLLIGIGFGLFSTPNNNAIMGAVHSSELGVASASLNLARTIGNLVGMSLVNLLVHHYIGDAQIVPEQYPALLQTVLVALNISFGCVVMACIISGFRGREKKPDYLASTVSKDDD, encoded by the coding sequence ATGGCTTCTTTATTTGCTTCATTTTCAAAACTTCCCTTAACCACTGTTGCACTTATTGTTGTATGCGCGGGGTCATTTATTGGTCCTTTGGGCATGGCATCGGTCAATATTGCCATTCCTGATCTCGCTGCAGAATTACACGCCAACGCAAAAATGGTCAGTTGGCTACCCACTATATTCTTACTCGCTAACGTGGCGCTTATGCTGCCATTTGGAAAACTCGCCGATAACTACGGCCGCAAGCGTATTTATAGCTATGGGTTAGTGCTTAATATACTGTCTTCTACCATGTGCGCTCTGGCGTACAATATAGAATGGTTGCTGTTTTGGCGTTTTATGCAGGGCGCGGCAGCGGCTATGATTTTTGGTACGGGAGTGGCGATACTGACCTCCGTTACGCCCGCTGAGAAACGTGGTTTCGCTCTCGGTATTGCAGCTGCGTGTGTTTATATTGGCTTAACTGTTGCGCCTGCAGTAGGAGGTTGGTTAACGGAGTTATGGGGCTGGCGCTCGGTGTTTTTGTTCCAAGTACCATTGGTAATCATGCTGCTTGTGTTAATCAAATTACAAATGCACGGCGAATGGAAAAACGAACGCAAAGTAAAATTTGATTGGCGCGGTTCTGGTATTTTTATCGTCGCAGCTACTTGCTTAGTGTTTGGTTTGAGTCAATTGCCTTCAATGATAGGTGTTGTACTATTGAGTATTGCGGTTATTGCCATGGTGCTATTTGTTGTGCACCAGTCTAAGCGAGATCATCCCCTTATACGCGTTCAAATGTTTAAAGAAAGCCGTGTTTTTTCGATGTCGCTCATCACGTCGTTATTAATGTATGCCAGCAACTACCCGCTCACCTTTCTACTCAGTTTATATTTACAATATGTAAAGGGATTCAGCCCATCGGAATCAGGACAAATAATATTACTTCAGGCATTGGCTATGGCATTTCTGGCGCCGTTGTCGGGTCGCTTATCCGATAAAGTGCAGCCTCGCCTGCTCGCCACTACAGGTTGCTGTATCGTTGCATGTGGGTTCTTTATTTTAAGCAGAATGGATATCGACACTCAAGCTTGGTATATCGGTAGCTCGCTATTACTTATAGGCATTGGCTTTGGTTTATTTTCGACCCCGAACAACAACGCCATAATGGGAGCAGTACATAGCAGTGAACTTGGAGTGGCCTCAGCTTCACTTAATCTAGCCAGAACAATAGGAAATTTAGTTGGTATGAGCCTAGTGAATCTATTGGTACATCATTACATAGGTGATGCGCAAATTGTGCCTGAGCAATACCCGGCGTTGCTACAAACCGTCTTAGTTGCTCTGAATATATCCTTCGGTTGCGTTGTTATGGCGTGTATTATTTCAGGCTTTCGTGGTCGTGAAAAAAAGCCAGATTATCTCGCTTCGACTGTCAGTAAAGATGATGACTAA
- a CDS encoding RluA family pseudouridine synthase, which translates to MTSTNAPCFITFTSDVSAHSMPDKFTFPFYYQPHPLCVLAAQELQQHLLTQSEWYHNFGLNDDPTLIIGKMFGVLLVRNSNGQLGYLCAFSGKLAEQNHLPMFVPPVFDLLAQDSFFHAQQKVINQVTTDLNHLLCSDEYIEEKNSFFKLKTFCDAEIEKQRNNVIANRANRKMQRDSVTSDSDSDKVLALYEKLAKQSIEDKLKYTQLKTDLTREVNDAKHVLIIFEVRIQALKKQRKTLSATLQQRIFEQYQFLNAQGINKSLAAIFSETVMRTPPAGAGECAAPKLLHYAFKHDLTPIAMAEFWWGASPKSQVRRHKQFYPACIGKCQPILEHMLQGLTVDENLLLKNVGGKEKIDIIYQDNEMLIINKPAQLLSVPGKHITDSVFSRIRDLFPHATGSLIVHRLDMSTSGLMVIALTGASHKVLQKQFISRQVSKRYVALIEGLIEGDQGVITLPLAGDFYDRPRQCVCDKTGKPAHTTWQVIERQQHLQRTKVYLHPKTGRTHQLRVHCAHERGLNMPIVGDDLYGNRDRRLHLHAQYLGLFHPVTQQWLEFTCEPDF; encoded by the coding sequence ATGACCTCTACTAACGCGCCCTGCTTTATCACATTCACATCTGACGTATCAGCGCACAGTATGCCAGACAAATTCACCTTTCCATTTTATTATCAGCCTCATCCCTTATGTGTATTAGCCGCCCAAGAACTTCAGCAGCATTTATTGACACAAAGTGAGTGGTACCACAACTTTGGACTAAATGACGATCCCACGCTAATCATTGGCAAAATGTTTGGTGTGTTATTGGTTAGAAATAGCAATGGTCAATTAGGATATTTGTGTGCCTTTTCAGGTAAGTTAGCCGAGCAAAATCATCTACCTATGTTTGTACCGCCAGTATTCGATCTTCTCGCCCAGGACAGTTTTTTTCATGCCCAACAGAAAGTTATCAATCAGGTCACAACAGATTTGAACCATTTACTTTGCAGCGACGAATATATTGAAGAGAAAAACAGCTTTTTTAAACTGAAAACATTTTGTGATGCTGAAATTGAAAAACAGCGCAACAACGTAATTGCTAATCGGGCAAATCGAAAAATGCAACGGGATTCAGTAACCAGTGATTCTGATTCTGATAAGGTATTAGCTTTGTATGAAAAGCTGGCTAAGCAAAGCATCGAAGATAAGCTTAAATATACCCAGCTAAAAACAGATTTAACCCGTGAAGTTAATGACGCCAAACACGTATTGATCATATTCGAAGTCCGTATTCAGGCGCTAAAAAAGCAACGAAAAACCTTATCAGCCACGTTGCAGCAACGTATTTTTGAGCAATACCAGTTCTTAAACGCACAAGGGATAAACAAGTCCTTGGCGGCAATATTTAGCGAAACAGTTATGCGAACCCCGCCCGCTGGTGCCGGAGAATGTGCGGCACCTAAGTTACTACATTACGCTTTCAAACATGACTTAACGCCAATAGCGATGGCTGAATTTTGGTGGGGTGCATCACCAAAGTCACAAGTTCGTCGTCATAAACAGTTCTACCCTGCCTGTATTGGGAAATGCCAACCCATACTCGAGCACATGCTACAAGGCCTTACAGTGGATGAAAACCTTCTGCTCAAGAATGTCGGCGGCAAAGAAAAAATTGATATCATATATCAAGACAATGAGATGCTTATCATTAATAAACCTGCGCAACTGTTATCAGTGCCCGGCAAGCATATAACTGATTCTGTATTTAGTCGCATAAGAGACCTGTTCCCCCATGCTACCGGTTCATTGATCGTCCACCGGTTAGACATGTCGACCTCAGGGCTCATGGTCATTGCACTAACCGGAGCATCGCATAAAGTATTGCAGAAACAATTTATCAGTCGCCAAGTAAGCAAACGTTATGTGGCCCTGATTGAGGGTTTAATAGAGGGGGACCAGGGCGTCATCACCCTTCCCTTAGCGGGAGATTTTTACGATCGGCCACGTCAGTGTGTTTGTGATAAAACAGGTAAGCCAGCCCATACCACCTGGCAAGTGATTGAAAGGCAACAACACCTGCAACGAACTAAAGTCTACTTACATCCCAAGACCGGTCGAACCCATCAATTGCGCGTGCATTGTGCCCATGAGCGAGGCTTAAATATGCCGATAGTGGGTGACGACTTATATGGTAATCGCGACCGTCGTCTGCATTTACATGCCCAATATTTAGGTTTGTTTCATCCCGTCACACAACAGTGGCTTGAGTTTACCTGCGAGCCCGATTTCTAA
- a CDS encoding excalibur calcium-binding domain-containing protein — MRKLIVLSLLCFATIQNIAALNAQSNHTDLLTQSTKQIIPAKNTAQSEKKITRKPAPTIMNFRCDGRQYCAQMTSRAEAEYFLQHCPDTRMDGDNDGVPCENDSRF; from the coding sequence ATGAGAAAATTAATTGTCTTGTCGTTATTATGTTTCGCAACGATTCAAAATATTGCGGCGCTTAATGCACAATCAAATCACACTGATTTGCTTACACAAAGCACAAAACAGATCATTCCAGCAAAAAATACTGCACAATCTGAAAAAAAAATCACGCGTAAGCCAGCTCCTACGATAATGAATTTCCGCTGTGACGGTCGGCAATATTGTGCGCAAATGACATCTCGAGCCGAAGCCGAGTATTTTTTGCAGCATTGCCCCGATACTCGTATGGACGGTGATAACGACGGTGTTCCTTGTGAAAATGACAGTCGTTTTTAA